The nucleotide sequence AAGTGTTTGCCGCCCTTCTATTTGAGCAAATTTGCCTGAAGATGCCTTCAGAGGTTGACATTTTCCCAGAATTTTAGCATATCTAAGGAACTTAGTAAGTTTTGACCATGCAAAACCTCTCATATTGGTCATTTGTTTGGCCCTAAATCTGTAGTGCagctttatttatatgtattttttcaggCTGTTGTGCCTTCCTTAAAGTCCTTACCCAATGGTTGACAAAATTCTTGACCAGCACTGCTGGGGCGAAAGACCTTGCTGGGTTCATTCCTGCTCCAGTGTAGTAAATctaagagtttaaaaaaagttgaatattaAAGTTCTTGCAAACACAAAAGTCCTTTTTAAAGTCTCACCCCGAGAAGATGTCCCATCAGTACGGAAAACCCAATAGCCAGGGCAGCAGATCCCAATCGTCCATTGCGACGTTCGTCTGTCACGGCAAAGATGCAGACCACCAGCTGCAGAGTGAGGAAGACCTCCATGGTGGTGGCCATGCCCAGGCCGATGCCTGGTTGCAGCTGCCGAGTCAACGTGGTGATATATCACATTCACTGGATCTCACAATAGTATACAAGCTTCATACATGTACTACATTGCAATGTTTgtgaaagaaaaacactttgTGTAGTCTTACCGTGTTGAGGACCAGGTTGCCCCTCACGTTGACTGGGGTGACGCCGTAGAGCACGGCAGCGCCGGCCAAGGCTCCCAGACACTGGGCAACAATGTAGAACACGGCGCGGAACAGCGACATCTGGGAACTGACCAGGAAGGCGAAGGTCACCGCCGGATTGATGTGTCCGCCGCTTATGTGGCCGATGGACTGGATGAGCGTGGCGGCCGCCAGTCCGAAGCAGAAGGCCACGTGCAGGACGTTTTGGGCCCCGGTGGTCCAGCGGAGAGCGGCACCCAGGCCAAAGAAGACGAAGAACATGGTGCCGTAGAACTCGGCAAACACCGCCCGCCAGAAGGACATGGAGCGCAATTCCCACATGGTGACTCGAAAATAGGCTACAAAAACTATATGGATCGACTGAATGGAGACAAAAGCCTCCCTTGCACACCGACTGACACCTTTTGGAAAATCTGCCTTTTAACGGGGCAAACAGTGGAACTCGAGCCAAAGGTGGGATATTTGGGCAAAGTCGTTCATGGAGAGCTCCTAAGTGGAGCGCCGCAACAGCCTCCTCACATCAACGGGCCAATGCCTTGGTAGTCAGCGAAACACGGACACACGTACGGTGGAAGCACGCGCCGCACACATTCAGTCCCTTTACTAGGCCGGGGGGAACTCACAG is from Stigmatopora nigra isolate UIUO_SnigA chromosome 1, RoL_Snig_1.1, whole genome shotgun sequence and encodes:
- the mipa gene encoding major intrinsic protein of lens fiber a, with product MWELRSMSFWRAVFAEFYGTMFFVFFGLGAALRWTTGAQNVLHVAFCFGLAAATLIQSIGHISGGHINPAVTFAFLVSSQMSLFRAVFYIVAQCLGALAGAAVLYGVTPVNVRGNLVLNTLQPGIGLGMATTMEVFLTLQLVVCIFAVTDERRNGRLGSAALAIGFSVLMGHLLGIYYTGAGMNPARSFAPAVLVKNFVNHWVYWVGPMIGGAIGALLYDFMLFPRMRSLSERLATLKGTRPPEAEGQQETRGEPVELKTQAL